One Sphingomonas sabuli genomic region harbors:
- a CDS encoding N-acetyltransferase, with the protein MADPITIRAVETKADRKAFVDLAWDVYRDDPAWVPPLKDEVHGLITPGKNPWFEHARARLWLAERGGRPVGRISAQVDELVQQHMGPGTGQWGMLETRDGDAAAALIATAENWLREQGMTRSMGPISLSIWDEPGLEIEGFDQPPTAMMGHHRPEYRAWIEGAGYEKAKDLLTYEVNIAGWHDPKIDRLIAMGEKNPRIRIRKVDKSRFKEEAALILSLLNDAWSDNWGFVPLTESEIAYAGKKLKPIIYEELVRIAEYDGEPVAFMITLPDINELIRDLNGELFPFGFVKLLWRLRKPRTTRARVPLMGVAKKLHGTRTASQLAFMLIEFIRRDAVGKFGIQTGEFGWILEDNTGMLSIAELPGAHVNHRYRIYEKAL; encoded by the coding sequence ATGGCCGACCCCATCACTATTCGCGCCGTCGAGACCAAAGCCGACCGCAAGGCCTTCGTGGACCTGGCCTGGGACGTCTATCGCGACGACCCGGCCTGGGTGCCGCCGTTGAAGGACGAGGTCCACGGCCTGATCACTCCGGGCAAGAATCCGTGGTTCGAACATGCGCGCGCCCGATTATGGCTGGCGGAACGCGGCGGCCGGCCGGTCGGCCGCATCAGCGCCCAGGTCGACGAGCTGGTGCAGCAGCATATGGGCCCGGGAACCGGCCAGTGGGGCATGCTCGAAACGCGCGATGGCGACGCCGCGGCGGCGCTGATTGCCACCGCCGAGAATTGGCTGCGCGAACAGGGCATGACCCGTTCGATGGGCCCGATCAGCCTGTCCATCTGGGACGAGCCGGGGCTGGAAATCGAAGGCTTCGACCAGCCGCCGACCGCGATGATGGGCCATCACCGCCCCGAATATCGGGCGTGGATCGAAGGCGCGGGCTATGAAAAGGCCAAGGACCTGCTGACCTACGAGGTCAATATCGCCGGCTGGCACGACCCAAAGATCGACCGGCTGATCGCCATGGGCGAAAAGAACCCGCGCATCCGCATCCGCAAGGTCGACAAGTCGCGCTTCAAGGAAGAAGCCGCGCTGATCCTCTCGCTGCTCAACGACGCCTGGTCGGACAATTGGGGCTTCGTGCCCCTGACCGAGAGCGAGATCGCCTACGCCGGCAAGAAGCTCAAACCGATCATCTACGAAGAACTGGTGCGGATCGCCGAATATGACGGCGAGCCGGTCGCCTTCATGATCACGCTGCCCGACATCAACGAGCTGATCAGGGACTTGAACGGCGAGCTGTTCCCGTTCGGCTTCGTCAAATTGCTGTGGCGCCTGCGCAAGCCGCGCACGACCCGCGCCCGCGTGCCGCTGATGGGCGTGGCCAAGAAGCTCCACGGCACCCGCACGGCCTCGCAACTGGCCTTCATGCTGATCGAATTCATCCGCCGCGACGCGGTCGGCAAGTTCGGCATCCAGACCGGCGAATTCGGCTGGATCCTCGAAGACAATACGGGGATGCTCTCAATCGCCGAACTACCCGGCGCGCACGTCAATCACCGGTATCGGATTTACGAAAAGGCGCTCTGA
- a CDS encoding putative glycolipid-binding domain-containing protein, whose translation MTAIAFWKALYTAGHDAACLLQAGDGWILEGTAVYLKDGIPTALHYRLDLASNWETQGGSISGHVGGTRVAHKIRRDEGGWSLNGKRQDLLHGVVDLDFGFTPATNFAQLRRMNLAVGEKTEIIVAWMDVESAGLQPLPQEYERLSERTYDYNSPKGPYRATLELQESGFVRLYPELWEAEPA comes from the coding sequence ATGACGGCAATTGCGTTCTGGAAAGCCTTGTACACGGCGGGGCACGACGCCGCCTGCCTCTTGCAAGCCGGGGACGGCTGGATCCTCGAAGGCACTGCCGTCTACCTGAAAGACGGCATACCGACCGCGTTGCACTATCGTCTGGACCTCGCGTCGAACTGGGAGACTCAAGGCGGGTCGATCAGCGGGCATGTAGGCGGCACTCGCGTTGCTCACAAAATCCGCCGCGACGAGGGGGGCTGGTCGCTCAACGGCAAACGGCAGGACTTACTCCACGGCGTCGTCGATCTGGATTTCGGCTTCACCCCCGCGACCAACTTTGCCCAGCTGCGCCGAATGAACCTCGCGGTCGGGGAGAAGACCGAGATTATCGTCGCGTGGATGGACGTGGAAAGCGCCGGCCTGCAGCCGCTGCCGCAGGAATATGAACGGCTATCGGAACGGACGTACGATTATAACTCGCCGAAGGGGCCGTACCGGGCGACGCTCGAGCTTCAGGAAAGCGGCTTTGTCCGGCTATATCCCGAGCTGTGGGAAGCGGAGCCCGCCTAA
- the xth gene encoding exodeoxyribonuclease III, translating into MKIVSYNLNGIRARMPRLLEWLEREQPDVVCLQELKCADESLPIADIEAAGYGAVWHGQKGFNGVAVLQKGDTPALRRIGLPGDPDDTHSRYIEAEAGGVIVASIYLPNGNPVGTEKFDYKLRWMDRLEAHAAELLPEEKPVVLAGDWNVVPEDRDVFSVDATKHDAVMQPGARQSFRRLVGAGWTDALRAFHPDDPKLYTFWDYTAGCWQRDLGFRLDHLLCSPEAADRLVGAGVDRWARGEEKASDHAPTWVELR; encoded by the coding sequence GTGAAGATCGTCTCCTACAACCTCAACGGCATTCGTGCGCGCATGCCGCGGCTGCTGGAATGGCTCGAGCGCGAGCAGCCCGACGTGGTCTGCCTGCAGGAGTTGAAGTGTGCGGACGAATCGCTGCCGATCGCCGATATCGAGGCGGCGGGGTACGGCGCGGTGTGGCACGGGCAAAAGGGCTTCAACGGCGTCGCCGTGCTGCAGAAGGGCGATACGCCCGCGCTGCGCCGAATTGGCCTGCCCGGCGACCCTGACGATACGCACAGCCGCTATATCGAGGCGGAGGCCGGCGGCGTCATCGTCGCGTCGATCTACCTGCCCAACGGCAATCCGGTCGGGACGGAAAAGTTCGACTATAAATTGCGTTGGATGGATCGGCTCGAAGCCCATGCTGCCGAGCTATTGCCGGAGGAAAAGCCGGTCGTGCTGGCCGGCGACTGGAACGTCGTGCCGGAAGATCGCGACGTCTTCTCGGTCGATGCGACCAAGCATGACGCGGTCATGCAGCCGGGCGCGCGGCAATCCTTCCGGCGGCTGGTCGGCGCGGGCTGGACCGACGCCCTGCGCGCCTTCCACCCGGACGATCCCAAGCTGTACACCTTCTGGGACTATACCGCCGGTTGCTGGCAACGCGACCTCGGCTTCCGCCTAGACCATCTGCTGTGTTCGCCGGAGGCTGCGGACCGGTTGGTGGGCGCCGGCGTCGACCGCTGGGCGCGGGGTGAGGAGAAAGCGTCGGACCATGCGCCGACCTGGGTGGAGTTGCGCTAG
- a CDS encoding HesB/IscA family protein: MSEPDISLSENAARRVAAIAARKDAPAILRLAVDGGGCAGFTYVFELADAPDAEDSVAETDGVKLVVDPASLELVRGSQVDFVEDLGGAAFRVTNPNAQSGCGCGSSFSV, translated from the coding sequence GTGAGCGAACCCGACATCAGCTTAAGCGAAAATGCCGCCCGGCGCGTGGCGGCGATTGCCGCGCGCAAGGACGCGCCCGCGATCCTGCGCCTGGCCGTCGACGGCGGCGGTTGCGCGGGCTTCACCTACGTCTTCGAACTGGCCGATGCGCCGGATGCCGAGGATTCGGTGGCGGAAACCGACGGGGTGAAACTGGTCGTCGATCCGGCCAGCCTGGAGCTGGTGCGCGGATCGCAAGTCGATTTCGTCGAAGACCTTGGCGGCGCGGCGTTCCGGGTAACCAACCCCAATGCGCAATCCGGCTGCGGCTGCGGAAGCAGCTTTTCGGTCTGA
- a CDS encoding M23 family metallopeptidase, with protein sequence MTHLLALSKTLFSDREFFVHDGTQLRRFRLSAPVQAAFFFLSLALIGWSAFAAAQLVAGKAAEKVVVSPYSAQIAKLAAETERRVKLVEARQLALAAALQAEDVGPEALKRLGFLPSKGGGVGGPFDSGSGDPTFKQLFSSWKKLDTLAGGAIAIPSEKPVQTAEFTSAFGVRSDPFRKASAMHAGIDLAGPVGTPIHATAEGTVLRAGWNSGGYGNFIEIDHGRGIVTRYGHLSAIHVSAGSRVSRGEVIGKMGSTGRSTGSHLHYEVRIDDRPVNPIPFMRSTDYLVAMKKAGNRPSMDAVALGGPGGR encoded by the coding sequence ATGACGCATCTGCTGGCACTATCGAAGACGCTGTTTAGCGATCGCGAATTCTTCGTGCACGATGGTACCCAGCTTCGCCGTTTCCGCCTCTCCGCTCCCGTCCAGGCCGCTTTCTTCTTCCTCTCCCTCGCGCTCATCGGCTGGTCGGCCTTCGCCGCCGCCCAGCTCGTCGCCGGCAAGGCGGCCGAAAAGGTCGTCGTCAGCCCCTATTCCGCGCAGATCGCCAAGCTCGCCGCCGAAACCGAGCGCCGGGTGAAGCTGGTCGAAGCGCGCCAGCTGGCGCTGGCCGCCGCGCTGCAGGCCGAAGACGTCGGTCCCGAAGCGCTGAAGCGGCTCGGCTTCCTCCCGTCCAAGGGCGGCGGCGTCGGCGGCCCGTTCGACAGCGGCAGCGGCGACCCGACCTTCAAGCAGCTCTTTTCCAGCTGGAAGAAGCTCGACACGCTGGCCGGCGGCGCGATCGCCATCCCGTCGGAAAAGCCGGTCCAGACCGCGGAATTCACCAGCGCGTTCGGGGTCCGCAGCGACCCGTTCCGCAAGGCGTCGGCGATGCACGCCGGCATCGACCTTGCCGGCCCGGTCGGCACCCCCATTCACGCCACTGCCGAAGGCACGGTGCTGCGCGCCGGCTGGAACAGCGGCGGTTACGGCAACTTCATCGAAATCGACCACGGCCGCGGCATCGTCACCCGCTACGGTCACTTGTCCGCGATCCACGTCAGCGCCGGTTCGCGCGTGTCGCGCGGCGAAGTGATCGGCAAGATGGGCTCGACCGGCCGTTCGACCGGTTCGCACCTGCACTATGAAGTGCGCATCGACGACCGCCCGGTGAACCCGATCCCGTTCATGCGCTCGACCGACTATCTCGTCGCCATGAAAAAGGCCGGCAACCGCCCGTCGATGGACGCGGTCGCGCTCGGCGGACCCGGCGGCCGCTAA
- a CDS encoding phosphoserine transaminase, with translation MTSLPAARPARPSFSSGPCPKPPGWSLDRLDTRILGRSHRSSLGKARLAEAIDRTAALLALPDGYRLGIVPASDTGAMEMAMWSLLGPQPVTMLAWESFGAGWVTDVAKQLKLDADIRTAGYGEIADLSGIDPASDIVFTWNGTTSGVRVPDVDWIADDRTGLSICDATSAAFAQDIDWAKIDVGTFSWQKALGGEAAHGMLVLSPRAVERLESQPAPRPLPKIFRLTKGGQLIDGIFRGETINTPSMLAVEDWLACLDWAEGAGGLPALVARADANAAALDRWVQASGWADHLVADPAIRSNTSVCLQFTGAGDEAAATARQKAIVKRLEAEEAAFDIGAYRDAPPGLRIWCGATIETADIEALTPWLDWAWEESK, from the coding sequence ATGACGTCACTTCCCGCGGCGCGTCCGGCGCGTCCGTCCTTTTCTTCCGGTCCTTGCCCGAAGCCGCCCGGCTGGTCGCTCGACCGGCTCGACACCCGCATTCTTGGCCGTTCACACCGCTCGTCGCTGGGCAAGGCGCGCCTTGCCGAGGCGATCGACCGTACCGCTGCCTTGCTCGCGCTGCCCGACGGCTATCGCCTGGGCATCGTCCCGGCGTCCGACACGGGGGCGATGGAAATGGCGATGTGGTCGCTGCTCGGTCCGCAGCCGGTAACCATGCTGGCCTGGGAAAGCTTCGGCGCGGGCTGGGTCACCGACGTCGCCAAGCAGCTCAAGCTCGACGCCGACATCCGCACCGCCGGATATGGCGAGATTGCCGATCTGTCCGGCATCGACCCCGCCAGCGATATCGTCTTCACCTGGAACGGCACGACCAGCGGCGTGCGCGTGCCCGACGTCGACTGGATCGCGGACGACCGCACCGGCCTGAGCATCTGCGACGCCACGTCCGCCGCCTTCGCTCAGGACATCGACTGGGCCAAGATCGATGTCGGTACCTTCAGCTGGCAAAAGGCGCTTGGCGGCGAAGCGGCGCACGGCATGCTCGTGCTCAGCCCGCGCGCGGTCGAGCGGCTGGAAAGCCAGCCTGCCCCGCGCCCGCTCCCCAAGATCTTCCGCCTGACCAAAGGCGGGCAGCTGATCGACGGAATTTTCCGGGGCGAGACGATCAACACGCCCTCGATGCTGGCGGTCGAGGACTGGCTTGCCTGTCTCGACTGGGCCGAAGGCGCTGGCGGCTTGCCGGCTTTGGTCGCGCGCGCCGACGCCAATGCCGCGGCGCTGGACCGCTGGGTCCAGGCATCCGGCTGGGCCGATCATCTGGTCGCCGATCCGGCCATCCGGTCGAATACTTCGGTGTGCCTGCAATTCACCGGCGCCGGGGACGAGGCCGCGGCCACGGCCCGGCAGAAGGCGATCGTCAAGCGGTTGGAGGCGGAAGAGGCGGCGTTCGACATCGGCGCCTATCGCGATGCGCCGCCGGGCCTGCGCATCTGGTGCGGCGCCACCATCGAGACCGCCGACATCGAAGCTTTGACGCCATGGCTGGACTGGGCCTGGGAGGAATCCAAGTGA
- the serA gene encoding phosphoglycerate dehydrogenase — translation MDPRAAAIFRDRGIEVDEKTGLSPEELSAIIGDYDGLAVRSSTRVSAAVMDAALPRLKVIGRAGIGVDTIDVPAASARGIVVMNTPFGNSITTAEHAIAMLFALAREIPQADQSTQAGKWEKNRFMGVELAGKTLGLIGCGNIGSIVADRAHGLKMKVAAFDPFLSPERAVELGVDKVELDELLARADFITLHTPLTDQTRGILSREALARTKKGVRIVNCARGGLIDEEALKDGLETGHVAGAALDVFAKEPATENPLFGTPGLICTPHLGASTNEAQVNVAIQVAEQMADYLLLGGITNAVNVPSLSAEEAPRLKPYMALAEKLGRLVGQVVGSEVRSIDVEVEGAAAELNIKPITGAVLAGVMRCWSDTVNMVNAPYLAKERGITVREIRNDGEGDYHTLVAVTVGTAGGKRRVEGTLFGNKAPRLVKIFGIPVEADLSGQMAYIVNDDAPGFIGALGTAMGRHDVNIATFNLGRREEGGEAVALVAVDDPINAQLAGELRDLSGVREVVPLSF, via the coding sequence ATGGACCCGCGCGCGGCAGCCATTTTCCGCGACCGCGGGATCGAGGTCGACGAGAAGACCGGGCTAAGCCCCGAGGAGCTGAGCGCGATCATCGGCGACTATGACGGACTTGCGGTGCGCAGTTCGACGCGGGTCAGCGCGGCGGTCATGGATGCGGCCTTGCCGCGCCTCAAGGTCATCGGCCGCGCCGGCATCGGCGTCGACACCATCGACGTGCCCGCCGCCTCGGCCCGCGGCATCGTCGTCATGAACACGCCGTTCGGCAATTCGATCACCACCGCCGAGCACGCCATAGCCATGCTGTTCGCGCTGGCTCGTGAAATCCCGCAGGCCGACCAGTCGACGCAGGCCGGCAAGTGGGAAAAGAACCGCTTCATGGGTGTCGAGCTGGCCGGCAAGACGCTGGGCCTGATCGGCTGCGGCAACATCGGCTCGATCGTCGCCGACCGCGCCCATGGCCTGAAGATGAAGGTCGCCGCCTTCGACCCGTTCCTCTCGCCCGAACGCGCGGTTGAGCTGGGCGTCGACAAGGTCGAGCTGGACGAGCTGCTCGCCCGCGCCGACTTCATCACCCTGCACACCCCGCTGACCGACCAGACCCGCGGCATCCTGTCGCGCGAAGCGCTGGCCAGGACCAAGAAGGGCGTGCGCATCGTCAATTGCGCGCGCGGCGGGCTGATCGACGAAGAGGCGTTAAAGGACGGGCTGGAAACCGGCCATGTCGCCGGGGCCGCGCTCGACGTCTTTGCCAAGGAGCCGGCGACCGAGAACCCGTTGTTCGGGACCCCCGGGCTGATCTGCACCCCGCACCTTGGCGCGTCTACCAACGAAGCGCAGGTCAACGTCGCCATCCAGGTTGCCGAGCAGATGGCGGATTACCTTCTGCTTGGCGGCATCACCAACGCGGTCAACGTGCCGTCGCTGTCGGCGGAAGAGGCGCCGCGGTTGAAGCCCTACATGGCACTGGCCGAAAAGCTCGGCCGCCTGGTCGGGCAGGTGGTCGGAAGCGAGGTGCGCTCGATCGACGTGGAGGTCGAAGGCGCCGCTGCCGAGCTCAACATCAAGCCGATCACCGGCGCGGTGCTGGCGGGCGTGATGCGCTGCTGGTCGGACACGGTGAACATGGTCAACGCGCCCTATTTGGCGAAGGAACGCGGCATAACTGTGCGCGAAATCCGCAACGACGGCGAAGGCGATTATCACACGCTGGTCGCGGTCACCGTCGGCACGGCTGGGGGCAAGCGGCGGGTCGAAGGCACGCTGTTCGGCAACAAGGCCCCGCGCCTGGTCAAGATCTTCGGCATCCCGGTCGAAGCCGATCTGAGCGGGCAGATGGCCTATATCGTCAACGACGACGCGCCGGGCTTCATCGGTGCGCTGGGCACGGCGATGGGACGTCATGACGTCAACATCGCCACCTTCAACCTCGGCCGCCGCGAAGAGGGCGGCGAGGCGGTGGCGCTGGTGGCGGTGGACGATCCCATCAATGCCCAGCTGGCCGGTGAATTGCGCGACCTGTCCGGCGTGCGCGAAGTGGTGCCGCTCAGCTTCTAG
- a CDS encoding thioredoxin domain-containing protein: MTIATLFRRGALCAALFVGLAAAVPTAVAAQAAREVTKADFYVPGIAPTRAPKGYDVTVVYFTDYQCPVCRQHSDDVLRAFAEDRKLRVIFRDSPIFGAQSLTAARLATAAHMQGKYVAFHTQLMRTKGKLTDARIREAADLAGVDWARLQKDLAANASRIDALVDWNNRLSKAGGISGTPAFVIGEVLADGGMDYASLKAEIADARARIVRAR; the protein is encoded by the coding sequence GTGACCATCGCGACTTTGTTTCGCCGCGGCGCGCTGTGCGCGGCCCTATTCGTCGGCCTTGCCGCCGCCGTCCCGACGGCGGTCGCCGCGCAGGCCGCGCGCGAAGTGACCAAGGCCGATTTCTACGTGCCCGGAATCGCCCCGACGCGCGCGCCCAAGGGGTATGACGTCACCGTCGTCTATTTCACCGACTATCAATGCCCGGTCTGCCGTCAGCACAGCGACGACGTCCTGCGAGCCTTTGCCGAGGACCGGAAGCTGCGTGTGATTTTCCGCGACAGCCCGATCTTCGGCGCACAGTCGCTGACCGCGGCGCGGCTGGCGACCGCGGCGCACATGCAGGGCAAATATGTCGCCTTTCACACCCAGCTGATGCGGACCAAGGGCAAGCTGACCGACGCCAGGATCCGCGAGGCGGCGGACCTGGCGGGGGTCGATTGGGCGCGGCTGCAAAAGGACCTTGCCGCCAACGCGTCGCGCATCGACGCACTGGTCGACTGGAACAACCGGTTGTCGAAGGCCGGCGGCATTTCGGGCACGCCGGCCTTCGTGATCGGCGAGGTGCTGGCCGACGGCGGCATGGACTACGCCAGCCTCAAGGCAGAAATCGCCGACGCCCGCGCCCGGATCGTCCGGGCCAGATAA
- a CDS encoding adenylosuccinate synthase, with product MANVTVIGAQWGDEGKGKIVDWLASRADMVVRFQGGHNAGHTLVVDGKTYKLSLLPSGIVTGTPSVIGNGVVLDPWALKAEVERIREQGVAVTPDVLMVAETCPLILPIHRDLDALREDASGEGKIGTTRRGIGPAYEDKVGRRAIRLCDLAHLDDLDPMLDRLCAHHDALRAGFGEPPVDRDRLRADLAEIADFVLPFARPVWRDLDQALSRGRRILFEGAQGVLLDVDHGTYPFVTSSNTVAGTTAAGSGVGPHAAGFVLGITKAYTTRVGSGPFPTEQDNAVGQELGTRGREFGTVTGRQRRCGWFDAVLVRQAVAVGGITGIALTKLDVLDTLETIKVCTGYTLDGKALDYYPPHPADQARVEPVYEEIKGWCQSTQGARSWADLPARAIKYVRRIEELIRCPVALVSTSPERDDTILVKDPFAG from the coding sequence TTGGCCAATGTGACCGTCATCGGCGCCCAGTGGGGCGACGAAGGCAAGGGCAAGATCGTCGACTGGCTCGCCAGCCGCGCCGACATGGTCGTCCGTTTCCAGGGCGGCCACAACGCCGGCCACACGCTCGTCGTCGACGGCAAGACCTACAAATTGTCGCTGCTGCCAAGCGGCATCGTCACCGGCACGCCGTCGGTCATCGGTAACGGCGTGGTGCTCGACCCCTGGGCGCTGAAGGCGGAGGTCGAGCGCATCCGCGAGCAAGGCGTCGCGGTCACGCCGGACGTGCTGATGGTGGCCGAAACCTGCCCGCTGATCCTGCCCATCCACCGCGATCTCGACGCGCTGCGCGAGGATGCCAGCGGCGAAGGCAAGATCGGCACCACCCGCCGCGGCATCGGCCCGGCCTATGAAGACAAGGTCGGCCGCCGCGCCATCCGCCTGTGCGACCTCGCCCATCTCGACGACCTCGATCCGATGCTCGACCGGCTGTGCGCCCATCATGACGCGCTGCGCGCCGGCTTTGGCGAACCGCCGGTCGATCGCGACCGGCTGCGCGCCGACCTGGCCGAAATCGCGGACTTCGTGCTGCCGTTCGCGCGGCCCGTCTGGCGCGATCTCGACCAGGCGCTGTCGCGGGGCCGCCGGATCCTGTTCGAAGGCGCGCAGGGCGTCCTGCTCGACGTCGATCACGGCACCTATCCGTTCGTCACCTCGTCCAACACCGTCGCCGGGACCACCGCCGCGGGCAGCGGCGTCGGCCCGCATGCCGCTGGCTTCGTCCTTGGCATCACCAAGGCCTATACCACGCGCGTCGGTTCCGGTCCGTTCCCGACCGAGCAGGACAATGCGGTCGGGCAGGAGCTTGGCACCCGCGGGCGCGAATTCGGCACGGTCACCGGCCGCCAGCGCCGCTGCGGCTGGTTCGACGCGGTGCTGGTGCGCCAGGCGGTCGCCGTCGGCGGCATCACCGGCATCGCCCTGACCAAGCTCGACGTGCTCGACACGCTCGAGACCATCAAGGTCTGCACCGGCTATACGCTCGACGGCAAGGCGCTCGATTATTACCCGCCCCACCCGGCCGACCAGGCGCGGGTCGAACCGGTCTACGAAGAGATCAAGGGCTGGTGCCAATCGACGCAGGGCGCGCGCAGCTGGGCCGACCTCCCCGCCCGCGCGATCAAGTACGTCCGCCGAATCGAAGAGCTGATCCGCTGCCCCGTCGCGCTGGTCTCCACCTCGCCCGAGCGCGACGATACGATCCTCGTGAAAGACCCGTTCGCGGGCTGA
- a CDS encoding acylphosphatase has translation MIARRVRVTGRVQGVFFRAWTRDEARTLGLDGWVRNCADGSVEAQLEGEESAIEEMVELLNEGPPSAQVDKVAVEHSDRQGCAGFDVRH, from the coding sequence ATGATCGCGCGCCGGGTACGCGTCACGGGCCGCGTACAGGGCGTGTTCTTTCGCGCCTGGACCCGCGACGAGGCGCGGACGCTGGGGCTCGACGGGTGGGTGCGCAACTGCGCCGACGGATCGGTCGAAGCCCAGCTGGAGGGCGAGGAAAGCGCGATCGAGGAAATGGTCGAGCTGCTCAACGAAGGCCCGCCCTCGGCGCAGGTGGACAAGGTCGCGGTCGAACATTCGGACCGCCAGGGCTGCGCCGGCTTCGACGTGCGCCACTAG
- a CDS encoding isocitrate lyase/PEP mutase family protein, translating to MPTTFESFAALHKPGEPVILYNVWDAGSAQAVERAGAKAIATGSHPVGDASGFGDGQQVPLDFVLDNARRIVGAVGLPVTVDFESAYAVEVDEGAANVAALKGAGAVGCNFEDQVIGGEGVHPLDRHCRRIQAIRDAVGPDFFINARTDLLLKTEDHDDALVDSVIERGKAFADAGASGFFVPRLADAAQVERVVREVPLPLNLIAFPGAPPNTEWASLGVARISYGPFPHRALMKTLEDMARMALSSAA from the coding sequence ATGCCGACGACGTTCGAAAGCTTTGCCGCGCTGCACAAGCCCGGCGAACCGGTCATCCTCTACAACGTATGGGACGCCGGCAGCGCGCAGGCGGTCGAGCGGGCGGGAGCCAAGGCGATCGCCACCGGCAGCCACCCGGTCGGCGATGCGTCCGGCTTCGGCGACGGGCAGCAGGTGCCGCTCGACTTCGTGCTCGACAATGCGCGGCGGATCGTCGGCGCCGTCGGCCTGCCGGTCACCGTCGATTTCGAAAGCGCCTATGCGGTCGAGGTCGACGAAGGCGCGGCGAATGTCGCCGCCTTGAAGGGCGCCGGCGCGGTCGGCTGCAATTTCGAGGACCAGGTCATCGGCGGGGAAGGCGTGCATCCGCTCGACCGGCACTGCCGGCGCATCCAGGCGATCCGCGACGCGGTCGGGCCGGATTTCTTCATCAACGCGCGCACCGACCTGTTGCTCAAGACGGAAGACCATGACGATGCGCTGGTCGACAGCGTGATCGAGCGCGGCAAGGCCTTCGCCGATGCCGGCGCCAGCGGCTTCTTCGTGCCCCGGCTGGCCGACGCGGCCCAGGTCGAGCGGGTGGTCCGCGAGGTCCCGCTCCCACTCAACCTGATCGCCTTTCCCGGTGCGCCGCCCAATACCGAATGGGCCAGCCTCGGCGTGGCGCGGATCAGCTATGGCCCGTTCCCGCACCGGGCGCTGATGAAGACGCTCGAAGACATGGCGCGAATGGCGCTGTCGTCGGCCGCATGA